A genome region from Labrys wisconsinensis includes the following:
- a CDS encoding ABC transporter substrate-binding protein, with translation MHGMPKGAVLGLALASFALSGGGLTAASRAADVTLTVSRWAGPQADAQKVLLDEYSKETGIAVKLDAIDYGQLKQKQMLNMSTRTGEYDLIYVPEAWFREYAAAGYLTPLDDYVKDVKLTGEGWDLADFSKAGLDVYTAKGSLQAIPYFAQTPLLVFNKDALAGQGIAPPRTWPELLSAAEKLKQAGTGIALPFRQGAAISNIMAILLAGNDGRFFDGNGKLALQEPAVVETVAFMQKLAGSSLNGSNGWHWDEVAKALQFGQAPMGITASGLFKALEDEDESNTAGKLGYSVIPYGKHPAGLLQTWAWAVPADSRNKDQAFRLAAWLASRKALAEISAADPSFISFRASLSSDPDIARRAPWLAAANEALASGVTLPLQPAAPQLLDALATGLSGVVTNGDDPAAMLRHVQDTLAAKF, from the coding sequence ATGCATGGGATGCCGAAGGGAGCAGTTCTGGGACTTGCATTGGCGAGCTTCGCGCTGTCGGGCGGCGGCCTGACCGCAGCCTCTCGCGCGGCCGACGTGACGCTCACCGTCTCGCGCTGGGCCGGCCCGCAGGCGGACGCGCAGAAGGTTCTGCTCGACGAGTACAGCAAGGAGACGGGCATCGCCGTCAAGCTGGACGCGATCGACTATGGCCAGCTCAAGCAGAAGCAGATGCTCAACATGAGCACCAGGACCGGCGAATACGACCTGATCTACGTTCCGGAGGCATGGTTTCGCGAATACGCGGCCGCGGGCTATCTCACGCCGCTCGACGACTATGTGAAGGACGTGAAGCTGACCGGCGAGGGCTGGGACCTCGCCGACTTCTCGAAGGCCGGCCTCGATGTCTACACCGCGAAAGGCTCGCTGCAGGCGATCCCCTATTTCGCCCAGACGCCGCTGCTCGTCTTCAACAAGGACGCGCTGGCCGGCCAAGGCATCGCGCCGCCCAGGACCTGGCCCGAACTCCTGTCCGCCGCCGAGAAGCTCAAGCAGGCGGGCACCGGCATCGCTCTGCCGTTTCGCCAGGGGGCGGCCATCAGCAACATCATGGCGATCCTGCTTGCAGGCAATGACGGACGCTTCTTCGACGGCAACGGCAAGCTGGCGCTGCAGGAGCCTGCCGTCGTCGAGACCGTCGCCTTCATGCAGAAGCTCGCCGGGAGCAGCCTCAACGGCAGCAATGGCTGGCACTGGGACGAGGTGGCCAAGGCACTCCAGTTCGGCCAGGCTCCCATGGGCATAACCGCTTCCGGCCTGTTCAAGGCGCTGGAGGACGAGGACGAATCGAACACCGCGGGCAAGCTGGGATACTCGGTCATTCCCTACGGCAAGCATCCCGCTGGCCTGCTGCAGACCTGGGCCTGGGCCGTCCCGGCCGACAGCCGGAACAAGGACCAGGCCTTCAGGCTCGCGGCCTGGCTGGCCAGCAGGAAGGCGCTCGCCGAGATCAGCGCCGCCGATCCGTCCTTCATCAGCTTCCGTGCGTCGCTGTCGTCCGATCCGGACATCGCCAGGCGGGCGCCCTGGCTGGCGGCCGCCAACGAGGCTCTCGCGAGCGGCGTGACGCTGCCCCTGCAGCCCGCCGCGCCGCAGCTGCTCGATGCGCTCGCGACCGGGCTTTCCGGCGTCGTCACCAATGGGGACGATCCGGCCGCCATGCTCAGGCACGTGCAGGACACCCTGGCCGCCAAATTCTGA
- a CDS encoding carbohydrate ABC transporter permease — MVVSQESPRAESAYLRRDQQLAVLLLLPAATAIIVVMILPLGFAFYASFFDYSLGQEGSMTFVFLENYLRFFSDPSALRALLNTVLLTALSLALCLGVGVGIAVLLKEIGPRAANVLRAIFAMPILISPIIVSLIWRYMYDPTYGLLSYLLGLVGLRDFGGLTSSATALVCIVIADVWHTAPFIILVASAGLTVIPEELYEAARLDGASALRMLVQITLPLMAKVLTVLILIRGTDAFRTFDLVYGLTGGGPANATTTLSVYAYKEAFENSQMGFAMAVSIVTLICLAVLFAPLMRNPAHQAEI, encoded by the coding sequence ATGGTCGTTTCACAAGAGTCTCCGCGGGCCGAGAGCGCCTATCTCAGACGGGACCAGCAGCTGGCGGTTCTCCTGCTGCTGCCCGCGGCGACGGCGATCATCGTGGTCATGATCCTGCCGCTCGGCTTTGCCTTCTACGCCAGCTTCTTCGACTACAGCCTCGGCCAGGAGGGGAGCATGACGTTCGTCTTCCTGGAGAACTATCTGCGTTTCTTCTCCGACCCGTCCGCGCTGCGCGCGCTGCTCAACACCGTGCTGCTCACCGCGCTGTCGCTGGCGCTGTGCCTCGGTGTCGGCGTGGGCATCGCCGTGCTGCTCAAGGAGATCGGCCCCAGGGCGGCGAATGTCCTGCGCGCCATCTTCGCAATGCCGATCCTGATCTCGCCGATCATCGTCAGCCTGATCTGGCGCTACATGTACGACCCGACCTACGGGCTCCTCTCCTATCTCCTGGGCCTGGTCGGGCTCCGGGATTTCGGCGGCCTCACGAGCTCGGCCACGGCGCTGGTCTGCATCGTGATCGCCGATGTCTGGCACACCGCGCCGTTCATCATCCTGGTTGCCTCGGCAGGCCTCACCGTCATTCCGGAGGAGCTCTACGAGGCGGCGCGGCTCGACGGGGCTTCCGCGCTGCGCATGCTGGTGCAGATCACCCTGCCGCTCATGGCCAAGGTGCTGACGGTGCTGATCCTCATCCGCGGCACCGACGCCTTCCGCACCTTCGATCTGGTGTACGGCCTGACGGGCGGCGGCCCGGCGAACGCGACGACGACGCTCAGCGTCTACGCCTACAAGGAAGCTTTCGAGAACAGCCAGATGGGCTTCGCCATGGCCGTCTCCATCGTCACGCTGATCTGCCTCGCGGTGCTGTTCGCGCCTCTGATGCGCAATCCGGCGCACCAGGCGGAGATCTGA
- a CDS encoding carbohydrate ABC transporter permease, whose amino-acid sequence MGRKRSHSIAIWTVLILFAFWTVVPIALVVLNSFKRAKDIFTVSPRLVFTPTLDNYVNAFTKANFGLYYVNSVIVALASTVIVIVTGTFAAYALTSFRLRSANTIANGFLLGKLVPVISMLLPLFVIINAIGLRGTLAGPTIAHVALNLPFVIWLMMGFLRDVPPELQQAALIDGCTRMQTFWKVLFPLILPGVAAAFVLSMQYSWNELLFSLQLTNLDTYTLPVGIAGFVGAISVDWGLSSAAATATMVPLIIVGFFVQKHIATGTTGGAVKG is encoded by the coding sequence ATGGGCAGAAAACGCAGCCATTCGATCGCGATCTGGACCGTGCTGATCCTGTTCGCCTTCTGGACCGTGGTTCCGATCGCCCTGGTCGTGCTGAACTCCTTCAAGCGGGCAAAGGACATCTTCACGGTCTCGCCGAGGCTCGTGTTCACCCCGACGCTCGACAACTACGTCAACGCCTTCACCAAGGCGAACTTCGGCCTTTACTATGTCAACAGCGTCATCGTGGCGCTCGCCTCCACCGTCATCGTCATCGTGACGGGCACGTTCGCGGCCTATGCGCTGACGAGCTTCCGGCTGCGCTCGGCCAACACGATCGCCAACGGCTTCCTTCTCGGCAAGCTCGTGCCCGTCATCTCGATGCTGCTGCCCCTCTTCGTCATCATCAACGCGATCGGGCTGCGCGGCACGCTGGCCGGCCCGACCATCGCGCATGTCGCCCTCAACCTGCCTTTCGTCATCTGGCTGATGATGGGCTTTCTCCGCGATGTCCCGCCCGAGCTGCAGCAGGCGGCCCTGATCGACGGATGCACGCGCATGCAGACCTTCTGGAAGGTGTTGTTCCCGCTGATCCTGCCGGGCGTCGCGGCAGCCTTCGTGCTCAGCATGCAGTATTCCTGGAACGAGCTCCTGTTCTCGCTGCAGCTGACCAACCTGGACACCTACACGCTGCCGGTGGGCATTGCCGGGTTCGTCGGGGCGATCTCCGTCGACTGGGGCCTCAGCAGCGCCGCCGCGACCGCGACGATGGTGCCGCTCATCATCGTCGGCTTCTTCGTCCAGAAGCACATCGCCACGGGCACCACCGGAGGCGCCGTCAAGGGGTGA
- a CDS encoding GntR family transcriptional regulator, producing the protein MTASIQHLFLNLDRAGPIPLYYQIAKRLREAIGSGELAAGTRIENEQTLVEQLGISRPTIRRAFQDLVDEGLLVRQRGIGTQVVGGQPLREINISSLSDDLQLGEHDLSTRVLLHEQIVPAREILDKLGLPPETTVLHSRRLRFSNGVPFAVFEDFLHPDFLSMTQDQLEMHDLYKIMRSRGTIPKVTRQSVTARTATKEEAKLLRMAKSTQPVLSVIRTVFDQSGRSVDIGWNAYHPDIYSLNMTLVEK; encoded by the coding sequence ATGACCGCCTCGATCCAGCACCTGTTCCTCAATCTCGATCGCGCCGGCCCCATCCCGCTTTACTACCAGATCGCCAAGCGGCTTCGCGAAGCGATCGGCAGCGGCGAGCTCGCCGCGGGCACGCGAATCGAGAACGAGCAGACGCTGGTGGAGCAGCTCGGCATTTCACGCCCGACGATCCGCCGGGCGTTCCAGGACCTAGTCGACGAGGGGCTGCTGGTGCGCCAGCGCGGCATCGGCACGCAGGTCGTCGGCGGCCAGCCGCTTCGCGAGATCAACATCTCAAGCCTGTCGGACGACCTGCAGCTCGGCGAGCACGACCTGTCGACCCGCGTTCTGCTGCACGAGCAGATCGTGCCCGCGCGGGAGATCCTCGACAAGCTCGGTCTGCCGCCGGAAACGACCGTGCTGCATTCCCGCCGCCTGCGGTTCAGCAACGGGGTGCCCTTCGCGGTGTTCGAGGATTTCCTGCATCCGGACTTTCTGTCCATGACGCAGGACCAGCTCGAGATGCACGATCTCTACAAGATCATGCGGTCACGCGGAACGATACCCAAGGTCACACGACAATCGGTCACCGCCCGCACGGCCACCAAGGAAGAGGCCAAGCTTTTGCGCATGGCGAAATCGACCCAGCCGGTGCTTTCCGTCATCCGCACCGTGTTCGATCAGTCCGGCCGCTCCGTCGACATCGGCTGGAACGCCTATCATCCCGACATCTACTCGCTCAACATGACGCTGGTCGAGAAATAG
- a CDS encoding ATP-binding protein encodes MKLSKPLAPAFLQGGGEMGGLIRSKDWAATPLGPPQTWSIALTTMVSLMLANRFPQLLWWGPDYISIYNDAYRPVLGEKHPWALGRPFREVWPEVAHILGPLIDTPFHGGPSSWTDDIQLEVRRHGFDEETHFTFAYSPTPDPAAPRGIGGVLATVSEITEKIVGERRLAALRDLGARTGDARSAETACAHMAEALAAHAYDVPFALIYLMEEDGLQARLAAVAGAQAGDPAVPEVVELGSEQAAWPFADVAAGAHAVTVEDLDRRFARLPPGPWRDPPRTALVVPLMVANRLVGFLVAGASPRLRLDDDYRSFFDLAAAQIATAVGNARAYEAERQRAEALAAIDRAKTTFFSNISHEFRTPLTLMLGPLEDALSDGDHPLDARQRERVDMSARNGLRLQKLVNALLDFSRVEAGRIEAVYQPTDLSAFTRDLASSFRSACEKAGLTLSIEAPPLSEPVFVDREMWEKIVLNLLSNAFKFTFEGGITVAVSAEGREAVLTVRDSGVGIPDNELPRIFERFHRVAGTRGRTHEGTGIGLALVQEMVNQHKGRIAVESRPDEGTTFIVRLPLGRGHLPRDRIETGRGQPSTAIRVEAFVAEALRWLDAVGTDGVEASLPPEAGPRPGVLVADDNADMREYLRQLLGQRYRVRLASDGDEALAAIRSAKPDIVLADVMMPGLDGYGLLDALRADPATADLPVVLLSARAGQEATIEGLNAGADDYLVKPFSARELIARLAANLERARSRRQLRDSEERFRALVSATSDVVYQMSPDWREMRALEGRGFLADTDAPSIAWIDAYLLPEDQPQILAAIAAAIRSKSPFQMEHRVRLADGAVGWVFSRAVPLLDGQGEVTGWFGAASDVTERKQMEEHLRLVVHELNHRVKNNLAMIQAMAAQTFRGQNDGGAAQAAFTARLVALARANDLLTGERWVGASLEHVLEQALEPYGVGQQARCVIEGPAVALSSKTALSLALATHELATNAVKHGAWSTAQGKVSVAWAVEEAEGGPRLRWQWRESGGPPVSPPARRGFGSRLIERGLTAEMGGEVRLDFRPEGLVCTIDAPLSPDAAE; translated from the coding sequence GTGAAGCTTTCCAAGCCGCTGGCCCCGGCGTTCCTCCAGGGGGGTGGCGAGATGGGCGGGCTGATCCGCTCCAAGGATTGGGCGGCGACCCCTCTCGGACCACCGCAGACATGGTCGATCGCGCTGACGACGATGGTCAGCCTGATGCTGGCCAACCGGTTCCCGCAGCTGCTCTGGTGGGGCCCCGACTACATCTCGATCTACAACGATGCCTATCGGCCGGTTCTGGGCGAGAAGCATCCCTGGGCGCTCGGCAGGCCCTTCCGCGAGGTCTGGCCCGAAGTCGCCCACATCCTGGGGCCGCTGATCGACACGCCGTTCCACGGCGGCCCGTCCAGCTGGACCGACGACATCCAGCTCGAGGTGCGCCGCCACGGGTTCGACGAGGAGACGCACTTCACCTTCGCCTACAGCCCCACGCCCGACCCAGCGGCGCCGCGCGGCATCGGCGGCGTGCTGGCCACCGTCAGCGAGATCACCGAGAAGATCGTCGGGGAGCGCCGCCTCGCCGCGTTGCGGGACCTCGGCGCGCGCACCGGCGACGCCCGGTCCGCCGAGACCGCCTGCGCCCACATGGCCGAGGCGCTCGCCGCCCACGCCTATGACGTGCCCTTCGCCCTGATCTATCTCATGGAGGAGGACGGCCTGCAGGCGCGCCTTGCCGCCGTTGCCGGTGCGCAGGCCGGCGATCCGGCGGTCCCCGAGGTCGTCGAGCTGGGATCAGAGCAGGCAGCCTGGCCGTTCGCCGACGTCGCGGCCGGGGCGCATGCCGTGACGGTGGAGGATCTCGACCGGCGCTTCGCGCGGCTGCCGCCGGGGCCGTGGCGCGATCCGCCGCGGACCGCCCTGGTGGTCCCGCTCATGGTCGCTAACCGGCTCGTCGGCTTTCTCGTCGCCGGCGCGAGCCCGCGCCTGCGCCTCGACGACGACTATCGTTCCTTCTTCGATCTGGCGGCCGCCCAGATCGCCACCGCCGTCGGCAATGCCCGGGCCTATGAGGCGGAGCGGCAGCGGGCCGAGGCGCTGGCGGCGATCGACCGGGCCAAGACCACCTTCTTTTCCAACATCAGCCACGAGTTCCGCACCCCGCTGACGCTGATGCTGGGCCCGCTGGAAGACGCGCTCTCGGACGGGGACCATCCCCTGGATGCCAGGCAGCGCGAGCGGGTGGACATGTCGGCGCGCAACGGGCTGCGGCTGCAGAAGCTGGTCAACGCCCTCCTGGACTTCTCCCGCGTCGAGGCCGGGCGGATCGAGGCCGTCTATCAGCCGACCGATCTTTCGGCCTTCACCCGCGACCTCGCCAGCAGCTTCCGCTCCGCCTGCGAGAAAGCCGGCCTCACCCTGTCGATCGAAGCGCCGCCTCTCTCCGAGCCGGTCTTCGTCGACCGCGAGATGTGGGAGAAGATCGTCCTCAACCTCCTGTCCAACGCCTTCAAGTTCACCTTCGAGGGTGGCATCACTGTTGCGGTGAGCGCCGAAGGCCGGGAGGCGGTGCTGACGGTCCGCGACAGCGGCGTCGGCATTCCGGACAACGAGCTGCCCCGCATCTTCGAGCGGTTCCATCGGGTTGCGGGAACCCGCGGCCGCACCCATGAAGGCACGGGCATCGGCCTGGCCCTGGTCCAGGAAATGGTCAATCAGCACAAGGGCCGGATCGCGGTGGAGAGCCGGCCGGACGAGGGGACGACCTTCATCGTCCGCCTGCCGCTGGGGCGCGGCCATCTGCCCAGGGACCGGATCGAGACCGGCCGCGGCCAGCCCTCCACCGCCATCCGGGTCGAGGCCTTCGTCGCCGAGGCGCTGCGCTGGCTGGATGCCGTGGGAACCGACGGCGTCGAGGCGTCGCTGCCGCCGGAGGCCGGGCCGCGGCCGGGCGTCCTGGTGGCCGACGACAACGCCGACATGCGCGAATACCTGCGCCAGCTGCTCGGCCAGCGCTATCGGGTGAGGCTGGCCTCCGACGGCGACGAGGCGCTCGCGGCGATCCGCTCCGCGAAGCCGGACATCGTCCTGGCGGACGTCATGATGCCGGGGCTGGACGGCTACGGTCTGCTCGACGCCCTGCGGGCCGATCCCGCCACGGCGGACCTGCCGGTGGTGCTGCTCTCCGCCCGCGCCGGCCAGGAGGCCACGATCGAAGGTCTGAACGCCGGCGCCGACGACTATCTCGTCAAGCCTTTCAGCGCCCGGGAGCTGATCGCCCGGCTTGCGGCCAATCTCGAGCGGGCCCGCAGCCGCCGTCAGCTGCGCGACAGCGAGGAGCGGTTCCGCGCCCTGGTCAGCGCCACCTCGGACGTGGTCTATCAGATGAGCCCGGACTGGCGGGAGATGCGCGCGCTGGAGGGGCGCGGCTTCCTGGCCGATACCGATGCGCCCAGCATCGCCTGGATCGACGCCTACCTCCTGCCGGAGGACCAGCCGCAGATCCTGGCCGCCATCGCCGCGGCGATCCGCAGCAAGTCGCCCTTCCAGATGGAGCATCGCGTCCGCCTGGCGGACGGAGCGGTGGGCTGGGTCTTCTCGCGCGCGGTGCCGCTGCTCGACGGGCAGGGCGAGGTCACGGGCTGGTTCGGCGCCGCGAGCGACGTGACCGAACGCAAGCAGATGGAGGAGCACCTGCGCCTGGTGGTCCACGAGCTCAACCATCGGGTGAAGAACAATCTGGCGATGATCCAGGCCATGGCCGCCCAGACCTTCCGCGGCCAGAACGACGGCGGGGCGGCGCAGGCGGCGTTCACGGCGCGGCTGGTGGCCCTGGCCCGCGCCAACGATCTCCTGACCGGCGAGCGCTGGGTCGGGGCGTCGCTGGAGCATGTGCTGGAGCAGGCGTTGGAACCCTATGGCGTCGGTCAGCAGGCGCGATGCGTGATCGAGGGCCCGGCCGTGGCGCTGTCGTCCAAGACCGCATTGTCCCTGGCGCTGGCGACGCACGAGCTGGCGACCAATGCGGTGAAGCACGGCGCCTGGTCGACGGCACAAGGCAAGGTCTCGGTGGCCTGGGCGGTGGAGGAGGCCGAGGGCGGGCCCCGCCTGCGCTGGCAGTGGCGGGAGAGCGGCGGGCCGCCCGTGTCGCCGCCGGCGCGGCGCGGCTTCGGCTCCCGGCTGATCGAACGCGGCCTCACGGCGGAGATGGGCGGCGAGGTCCGGCTGGATTTCCGGCCCGAGGGCCTGGTGTGCACGATCGACGCACCGCTGTCGCCGGACGCGGCGGAGTAG
- a CDS encoding response regulator, whose protein sequence is MTIALLIEDMLNELGHEVVGLAMRLAPAVEFARTCAMDFAILDVNLDGKTSFSVADILRERGLPFAFATGYGPSGIESRFADCPVLKKPFDIAMLKAALPPTA, encoded by the coding sequence ATGACGATCGCGCTGTTGATCGAGGACATGCTCAACGAGCTCGGGCACGAGGTGGTGGGCCTGGCGATGCGGCTCGCGCCGGCGGTGGAGTTCGCGCGCACCTGCGCCATGGACTTTGCGATCCTGGACGTGAATCTCGACGGAAAGACATCCTTCTCCGTCGCGGACATCCTGAGGGAGCGCGGCCTGCCGTTCGCCTTCGCCACCGGCTACGGTCCGTCCGGGATCGAGTCCCGGTTCGCGGACTGCCCCGTCCTCAAGAAGCCTTTCGACATCGCGATGTTGAAGGCCGCGCTGCCGCCGACGGCGTGA
- a CDS encoding alpha/beta fold hydrolase — MAAAGSAEAKGTDKAIVLVHGGFVDGSGWEGVYTILKKDGYDVTIVQNPTISLKGDVAATRAAIHAQTKPVILVGHSYGGAVITESGTDPQVAALVYITAFAPDQGESVAKLTSNPAPGAPVPPIVPPVDGFLALDKAKFVASFAADVKPDLARFMADSQVPWGLDALNGAITEPAWKSRPSWYLVATDDRMIPVDVQRMMARRAGARTADHAGSHAIYVSQPAAVAKFIEAAASQTR, encoded by the coding sequence ATGGCCGCGGCGGGATCGGCGGAGGCCAAGGGGACGGACAAGGCGATCGTCCTCGTCCATGGCGGCTTCGTCGACGGGTCGGGTTGGGAAGGCGTCTACACCATCCTGAAGAAGGACGGCTACGACGTCACCATCGTCCAGAACCCGACGATCTCGCTGAAGGGCGATGTCGCGGCCACCAGGGCTGCGATCCATGCCCAGACCAAGCCGGTCATCCTCGTCGGCCATTCCTATGGCGGTGCGGTGATCACCGAATCCGGCACCGACCCGCAGGTCGCCGCCCTGGTGTACATCACGGCGTTCGCGCCGGACCAGGGAGAGTCGGTGGCCAAGCTCACCTCCAACCCCGCCCCCGGAGCGCCTGTGCCCCCGATCGTGCCGCCGGTCGACGGCTTCCTGGCCCTCGACAAGGCCAAGTTCGTCGCCTCCTTCGCCGCGGACGTGAAGCCCGACCTCGCCCGCTTCATGGCCGATTCCCAGGTCCCCTGGGGCCTCGATGCCTTGAACGGGGCGATCACCGAGCCCGCCTGGAAGAGCAGGCCCAGCTGGTACCTCGTGGCAACCGACGACCGGATGATTCCCGTCGACGTCCAGCGGATGATGGCCAGGCGCGCCGGCGCCAGGACCGCCGACCACGCCGGCAGCCACGCGATCTATGTGTCGCAGCCCGCCGCGGTCGCGAAGTTCATCGAAGCCGCTGCCTCGCAGACCCGATAG
- a CDS encoding isochorismatase family protein translates to MTDQARPYEALTSENAALILVDHQIGLMTGVRDYSTGELKHNVVALAKAAKALNLPIVATTTARDSLWGPTFPELVEALSGVGIIDRSSVNAFDDPAVARAIEATGRKKLIFAGISLEVCAAFPAMTAIGRGHDAYVAVDASGTFSETKREAGLLRMLQAGVILSDYATLMVEILGDNGRPEAGAVYAALDMPWAKLVGQIAQARGK, encoded by the coding sequence ATGACCGACCAAGCCCGCCCCTATGAGGCGCTCACGTCCGAGAACGCAGCGCTCATTCTCGTCGACCACCAGATCGGCCTGATGACCGGCGTGCGCGACTACTCGACGGGAGAGCTCAAGCACAACGTCGTCGCCCTGGCGAAGGCGGCCAAGGCGCTCAACCTTCCGATCGTGGCCACGACCACGGCGCGCGACAGCCTATGGGGCCCGACCTTTCCCGAGCTGGTCGAGGCGCTGTCGGGCGTCGGCATCATCGACCGCTCGTCGGTGAACGCCTTCGATGATCCGGCCGTGGCGCGCGCCATCGAGGCGACCGGCCGCAAGAAGCTGATCTTCGCCGGCATCTCCCTCGAAGTCTGCGCCGCCTTTCCGGCCATGACAGCGATCGGCAGAGGCCACGATGCCTATGTCGCGGTCGACGCATCCGGCACCTTCAGCGAGACCAAACGCGAGGCCGGTCTCCTGCGCATGCTCCAGGCCGGCGTCATCCTCTCCGACTATGCGACGCTGATGGTCGAGATCCTGGGGGATAACGGGCGGCCCGAGGCCGGCGCCGTCTATGCGGCTCTCGACATGCCCTGGGCCAAGCTGGTCGGGCAGATCGCCCAGGCGCGCGGCAAATGA
- a CDS encoding LysR substrate-binding domain-containing protein, which translates to MLDLNDFHHFVQVVDRGGFTAAGRTLRIPKSTLSHRIQQLEAELGVRLLNRTSRRFGMTDAGQEFYRHAVAMLQQAEQAETAIRHRLTEPTGTVRFTAGMATAQFAMRDMVADFLVRFPKVNVVGHATDQAVDIVGENFDVAIRAHSAPLPDSTLVQRTLAPAPWFLFAGAAYLDAHGGLETPQDLARHPSLFMMRTGVAPSWRLRHSSEGKDEVVMPLTPRLLSDDMIGLKQAAIAGLGIVALPGYICRDDLRSGRLRRVLPHWLAGDSTLTALMPYRQGLLPSVRAFIDHLAAEVPKVVLMEVV; encoded by the coding sequence GTGCTCGATCTCAACGACTTCCATCACTTCGTCCAGGTGGTGGACCGCGGCGGCTTCACGGCGGCGGGACGCACGCTGCGCATCCCGAAGTCGACGCTGAGCCACCGGATCCAGCAGCTCGAGGCCGAGCTCGGCGTTCGCCTGCTCAATCGCACGTCGCGGCGGTTCGGAATGACCGACGCCGGCCAGGAGTTCTATCGGCATGCCGTCGCCATGCTCCAGCAGGCGGAGCAGGCGGAGACCGCGATCCGTCATCGCTTGACCGAGCCGACCGGCACGGTGCGATTCACGGCCGGCATGGCGACGGCGCAGTTCGCGATGCGCGACATGGTCGCGGACTTCCTCGTCCGGTTTCCGAAGGTGAACGTCGTCGGTCACGCGACGGATCAGGCCGTCGACATCGTGGGCGAGAATTTCGATGTCGCGATCCGGGCCCATTCCGCGCCGCTGCCGGACTCGACGCTGGTGCAACGGACGCTGGCGCCAGCGCCCTGGTTCCTCTTCGCCGGCGCCGCCTATCTCGACGCCCATGGCGGATTGGAGACCCCGCAGGATCTCGCCCGGCATCCGTCGCTTTTCATGATGCGGACCGGGGTCGCCCCAAGCTGGCGGCTGCGCCATTCGAGCGAGGGCAAGGACGAGGTGGTCATGCCACTGACGCCCCGCCTTCTGAGCGACGACATGATCGGTCTCAAGCAGGCGGCCATAGCCGGTCTCGGGATCGTGGCCCTGCCGGGCTACATCTGCCGCGACGACCTGCGATCGGGGCGGCTGCGCCGTGTCCTCCCGCATTGGCTCGCCGGCGATTCCACGCTCACGGCTCTCATGCCCTATCGACAGGGCCTGCTGCCGTCGGTTCGCGCCTTCATCGATCACCTGGCCGCGGAGGTCCCCAAGGTCGTGCTCATGGAGGTCGTCTAA
- the mug gene encoding G/U mismatch-specific DNA glycosylase, with the protein MADALPDILAERLAVVFCGINPGMTAAAAGHHFAGRSNRFWRVIHLAGFTPEEIRPENDRTILRYGCGLTTVVERPTARADQLSMQDFVAAAGHFERKIARHAPRFVAFLGKAAYCALSGRRDVAWGPQPVPLGGAAAWVLPNPSGRNLAFSLDQLVGAYRELHQAADQSRPSRESLAAD; encoded by the coding sequence ATGGCCGATGCGCTCCCTGATATCCTTGCAGAGCGGCTCGCGGTGGTCTTCTGCGGGATCAATCCCGGCATGACGGCGGCCGCCGCCGGCCATCATTTCGCCGGACGGAGCAATCGCTTCTGGCGGGTGATCCATCTCGCCGGCTTCACGCCGGAGGAAATCCGTCCCGAGAACGACCGCACGATCCTGCGGTACGGATGCGGCTTGACCACGGTGGTCGAACGGCCGACGGCGCGGGCCGATCAACTGTCGATGCAGGACTTCGTCGCTGCCGCCGGGCATTTCGAACGCAAGATCGCGCGCCATGCGCCGCGTTTCGTCGCCTTTCTCGGCAAGGCGGCGTATTGCGCGCTGTCCGGCCGACGGGACGTCGCCTGGGGACCCCAGCCCGTCCCCCTCGGCGGCGCCGCGGCGTGGGTCCTGCCCAATCCGAGCGGACGCAATCTGGCGTTCAGCCTCGATCAGCTGGTCGGCGCCTATCGTGAGCTCCACCAGGCGGCGGACCAGAGCCGACCTTCGAGAGAAAGCCTGGCGGCCGATTGA